The following coding sequences are from one Aggregicoccus sp. 17bor-14 window:
- a CDS encoding 2OG-Fe(II) oxygenase, whose product MRPARALPAEPSVPERLTRVDWEAVSRELDAQGGSVVPGLLQPAECEALAALHPREELFRSRVVMGRHGFGRGEYQYFAYPLPPLVALLREQLYPRLAPVANRWSEALGLPTRFPEAHAPFVERCHAAGQLRPTPLLLQYGEGDYNCLHQDLYGEHVFPLQVAFLLSEPGRDFEGGEFVMTEQRPRMQSRPMVLPLRQGDAAVFAVHHRPVQGTRGVYRVQLRHGVSRLRAGRRHTLGLIFHDAA is encoded by the coding sequence ATGAGGCCCGCACGCGCGCTCCCCGCCGAGCCCTCCGTGCCCGAGCGCCTCACGCGGGTGGACTGGGAGGCCGTCTCGCGCGAGCTGGACGCCCAGGGGGGCAGCGTGGTGCCCGGCCTGCTGCAGCCCGCGGAGTGCGAGGCGCTCGCCGCGCTCCATCCGCGCGAGGAGCTGTTTCGCAGCCGCGTCGTCATGGGCCGCCACGGCTTCGGGCGCGGCGAGTACCAGTACTTCGCCTACCCGCTGCCGCCGCTGGTCGCGCTGCTGCGCGAGCAGCTCTACCCGCGGCTCGCGCCGGTGGCCAACCGCTGGAGCGAGGCGCTGGGCCTGCCCACGCGCTTTCCCGAAGCGCACGCGCCCTTCGTCGAGCGCTGCCACGCCGCGGGCCAGCTGCGCCCCACGCCCCTGCTCTTGCAGTACGGCGAGGGGGACTACAACTGCCTGCACCAGGACCTCTACGGCGAGCACGTCTTCCCGCTGCAGGTGGCCTTCCTGCTCTCGGAGCCGGGGCGCGACTTCGAGGGCGGCGAGTTCGTGATGACCGAGCAGCGCCCGCGCATGCAGTCGCGGCCCATGGTGCTGCCGCTGCGCCAGGGCGATGCGGCGGTGTTCGCGGTGCACCACCGCCCGGTGCAGGGCACGCGCGGCGTGTACCGGGTGCAGCTGCGCCACGGCGTGAGCCGCCTTCGCGCGGGCCGCCGCCACACGCTGGGCCTCATCTTCCACGACGCGGCATGA
- the alkB gene encoding DNA oxidative demethylase AlkB, whose product MSGPQLTLDLAGGAGETIALAPGALLLRGYALAGLDALLADVESVLAQSPPRHLTTPGGLRMSVAMTSCGPLGWVSDRQGYRYAALDPERGVPWPAMPASFQQLATRAAARAGYEGFTPDACLVNRYLPGAKLSLHQDKDEQDYGAPIVSVSLGLPAVFLFGGLERSERPQRVRLEHGDVVVWGGPSRLRYHGILPLEDGHHARLGAQRLNLTFRKAR is encoded by the coding sequence ATGAGCGGCCCGCAGCTCACGCTCGACCTGGCCGGCGGGGCAGGGGAGACCATCGCGCTCGCCCCCGGGGCGCTGCTGCTGCGCGGCTACGCGCTGGCGGGCCTCGACGCGCTGCTCGCAGATGTCGAGTCTGTGCTCGCCCAGTCCCCGCCGCGCCACCTCACCACGCCCGGGGGCCTGCGCATGTCCGTCGCCATGACGAGCTGCGGGCCGCTGGGCTGGGTCTCGGACCGGCAGGGCTACCGCTACGCGGCGCTGGACCCGGAGCGTGGGGTGCCCTGGCCCGCGATGCCCGCCTCGTTCCAGCAGCTCGCCACCCGGGCCGCCGCGCGCGCGGGCTACGAGGGCTTCACCCCGGACGCCTGCCTCGTGAACCGCTACCTGCCCGGCGCGAAGCTCTCGCTGCACCAGGACAAGGACGAGCAGGACTACGGCGCCCCCATCGTCTCGGTGTCGCTGGGGCTGCCGGCGGTGTTCCTCTTCGGCGGCCTCGAGCGCAGCGAACGCCCGCAGCGCGTGCGGCTCGAGCACGGGGACGTGGTCGTCTGGGGCGGACCCTCGCGCCTGCGCTACCACGGCATCCTGCCGCTCGAGGACGGGC